Proteins encoded within one genomic window of Paraglaciecola psychrophila 170:
- a CDS encoding D-cysteine desulfhydrase family protein has product MKLKHIEKTSLGFFPTPLVELSRLSDFLGGPKIFMKRDDLTGLALGGNKTRKLEYILADALKQGCDTVITAGAAQSNHCRQTAAAAAKLNLECHLLLGGEAPPEAQGNLLLDHIFDSKIHWTGSNRKGEDIARIFAELKAAGKKPYLVPYGGSNKLGAVSFIDAVAELQQQNKGPEFSHIVFASSSGGTHAGLILGKQIYKKTFDLVGINIDKDTNTSLPFDQLIAQLVNSTAKLIGLDYTFSKNQLILNSDYVGDGYGIVGPQENEAIALTAKLEGILLDPVYTGRAMAGLMHLIRSGKISKNDHVLFWHTGGAPSLFAYSDDLAFSQADVC; this is encoded by the coding sequence ATGAAGCTGAAGCATATTGAGAAAACGTCGTTAGGTTTTTTTCCTACTCCTCTGGTTGAATTATCTAGGTTAAGTGACTTTTTGGGTGGACCCAAGATATTTATGAAAAGAGATGACCTGACAGGTCTGGCTTTAGGTGGAAATAAGACCAGAAAGCTAGAATACATATTGGCTGATGCGTTAAAGCAAGGTTGCGACACGGTCATTACAGCAGGTGCTGCTCAGTCGAATCATTGCCGTCAAACCGCCGCCGCCGCTGCCAAGCTAAATTTAGAATGTCATTTATTGTTAGGTGGAGAAGCCCCGCCTGAGGCCCAAGGCAACCTCTTATTAGATCATATTTTCGATTCTAAGATTCACTGGACAGGATCAAATCGGAAAGGGGAAGACATAGCCCGCATATTTGCAGAACTCAAAGCGGCAGGTAAAAAGCCCTACTTAGTCCCATATGGAGGTTCTAATAAGTTGGGGGCAGTATCATTTATTGATGCTGTTGCAGAGTTGCAGCAGCAAAATAAAGGGCCTGAATTTTCTCATATTGTGTTTGCTTCAAGCTCAGGTGGTACTCATGCGGGTTTAATTTTAGGTAAACAAATTTACAAAAAAACCTTTGACTTAGTGGGTATCAATATCGACAAAGATACAAATACTTCACTGCCATTTGATCAACTTATTGCACAGCTTGTTAATAGCACCGCAAAACTCATAGGTCTTGATTATACATTCTCAAAAAATCAGCTAATTTTAAATTCAGATTATGTGGGTGATGGTTACGGCATTGTTGGACCACAAGAAAATGAAGCAATTGCATTAACCGCCAAGCTTGAAGGCATATTATTAGATCCAGTTTATACTGGAAGAGCCATGGCCGGGCTAATGCATCTTATTCGTTCAGGAAAGATCAGCAAAAATGACCACGTCCTTTTTTGGCATACCGGTGGAGCGCCTTCCTTGTTTGCCTATTCAGATGATTTAGCTTTTTCTCAAGCAGATGTTTGTTAG
- a CDS encoding RluA family pseudouridine synthase: MKKEDPCFTSFTSSIENYALPECFTFPFYYQPHPLCVLAAEQLQTYLVSQTQWQHNFGLLDDPNNIIGKMFGVLLVKNAGGELGFISAFSGKLAKQSRIQGFVPPVFDLLAKDSFFLPEQVTINKLNEKIKALQNAPRLSFIKQELSTLEAAHAQQLSELRGELVENRKARKIKRHTLQHDLDTTTTDNGLKELAQQSVYDKWRLKDFTCQWQQSIGRLQTKLDGLNEHIAEVKLQRKTLSADLQNRIFSQYQFLNKDLVPKSLLDIFADTALKTPPAGAGECAAPKLLHYAFQHNLIPLALAEFWWGASPKSEVKKHQQFYPACIGKCQPILKHMLVGMQLDENPFLYNYARGKSLDIIYEDEDILVINKPSEFLSVPGKDISDSVYSRINNQFPDATGPLIVHRLDMSTSGLMVLALNPQANKYLQKQFILRDVHKQYVALIEGLPLNDEGEIHLPLRGDLYDRPKQIVCYQNGKQARTLWQVLERYPQKNKTRILLTPYTGRTHQLRVHCAHALGLNMPIVGDDLYGTRASRLHLHAQSLKIKHPISKKIMSFKVDAKF, from the coding sequence ATGAAAAAAGAAGATCCTTGTTTTACGAGTTTCACTTCGAGTATTGAGAATTATGCCTTACCCGAATGTTTCACTTTCCCTTTTTATTATCAGCCACACCCTCTATGTGTATTGGCGGCAGAACAATTACAGACGTACCTTGTGTCTCAAACTCAGTGGCAACACAACTTTGGTTTGTTGGATGACCCCAATAATATCATTGGTAAAATGTTTGGTGTGTTATTGGTTAAGAATGCGGGGGGGGAGCTAGGTTTTATATCCGCTTTTTCAGGTAAGTTAGCAAAGCAAAGTCGAATCCAAGGTTTTGTGCCGCCGGTATTTGATTTATTGGCTAAAGATAGTTTCTTTTTACCTGAACAGGTCACTATTAATAAACTTAATGAAAAGATTAAAGCGTTACAAAACGCACCACGGCTATCATTTATAAAACAAGAGCTAAGCACATTAGAAGCGGCGCATGCCCAGCAGTTATCTGAGTTAAGGGGCGAATTAGTAGAAAACCGTAAAGCCCGCAAAATTAAGCGCCACACTCTACAACATGACCTGGACACAACCACTACAGATAATGGGCTCAAAGAGCTAGCTCAACAAAGTGTTTATGATAAATGGCGATTAAAAGATTTTACCTGTCAGTGGCAACAATCTATTGGCCGATTGCAGACAAAACTTGATGGCTTAAATGAGCATATAGCAGAGGTAAAACTTCAACGTAAAACGCTTTCAGCTGATTTGCAAAATAGAATATTTTCCCAATATCAGTTTTTGAATAAAGACCTAGTGCCAAAAAGTTTACTCGATATTTTTGCAGATACCGCACTTAAAACACCTCCTGCTGGGGCAGGGGAATGTGCCGCGCCTAAATTATTGCATTATGCGTTTCAACATAACCTAATCCCATTGGCTCTGGCTGAGTTTTGGTGGGGAGCTTCGCCAAAATCAGAAGTCAAAAAACATCAGCAGTTTTACCCTGCGTGCATTGGTAAATGTCAGCCTATTTTAAAACATATGTTGGTCGGTATGCAGTTGGATGAAAATCCGTTTCTTTATAATTATGCACGAGGTAAAAGTCTAGATATTATCTATGAAGATGAAGATATTTTAGTTATAAATAAACCCTCTGAATTTTTATCCGTACCCGGAAAAGACATATCTGATTCTGTATACTCACGAATAAATAACCAATTCCCTGATGCTACCGGGCCACTCATTGTGCATCGACTGGATATGTCTACCTCAGGCTTAATGGTGTTAGCACTCAATCCGCAGGCGAACAAATACCTGCAAAAACAATTTATCCTTCGAGACGTCCACAAGCAATATGTAGCTTTGATTGAAGGTTTGCCGCTTAACGATGAAGGTGAGATACATTTGCCTTTACGGGGGGATTTATACGACAGACCCAAACAAATTGTATGTTATCAAAATGGCAAACAAGCCAGAACGTTGTGGCAAGTGCTGGAACGTTATCCCCAGAAAAATAAAACCAGAATACTGTTAACACCATACACCGGTCGCACTCATCAACTCAGAGTACATTGCGCTCATGCTTTGGGATTGAATATGCCCATAGTAGGTGACGATTTATATGGAACCCGCGCCAGCCGTTTACATTTGCACGCGCAAAGCTTAAAAATTAAACATCCTATTAGCAAAAAAATAATGTCATTTAAGGTCGATGCGAAGTTTTAA
- a CDS encoding methyl-accepting chemotaxis protein — protein sequence MSSQTNLLALNAAIEAARVGEHGLIFAVVADEVRKLSTRSAQFSDVVQYQL from the coding sequence ATTTCATCTCAAACCAATCTTTTAGCATTGAATGCTGCGATAGAGGCAGCCCGTGTGGGTGAACACGGTCTGATTTTTGCTGTTGTAGCAGACGAAGTGCGTAAATTATCTACTCGTTCAGCCCAATTTAGTGATGTGGTGCAATATCAATTGTAA
- a CDS encoding BCCT family transporter, with translation MTPKPALTRLPIKLATTGFYRGFSIDVTVVSKVVISALVVWAIFWPVHADKILGDWNTLILANFAAWYIWVVALFVIVCIGLALWPAAGRLNLGRPGEKPEFSNFSWFSMMFSAGIGVGMLTWAVAEPVTHFANNPEVIQGLTTGSAQDNVRMAFKWSFLHWGTGAWSCYAIAGLSMAFFSYRRALPLTIRSSLTPLFGKALSGPLGHFIDIVAVVATILGVAQTLGFGVEQFVAGLTRIGIGGLVNAEGTATTFGIVFALMIIMGASTLSALSGVGKGIKWLSNINMFLSIILLGFFIIFGATFFGGNAMIFGIWDYIIALPEMSFNVWKTDGVAGSEAFLLTQWQGWWPVFYWAWWIAFAPFVGLFLARISRGRTVREFVLGAMLVPSLMCFIWFAWAGGTAIDLELNGSANGVIFDAANADKIFAMTEFMLTPISEWLAWGMALLIVVLLMTFLVTSADSAVLIVNTINAGGDEGPKARPHILFWGVALGLVVAGLLISGGTGAIKTAMVIGALPFSIVMVLMCFSLVFAIYSDGRREAAGVQTTFAVNRTKPVEEAKHDQKETYLGSR, from the coding sequence ATGACACCAAAACCAGCTTTAACCAGACTTCCAATTAAGCTCGCGACAACTGGTTTTTATCGTGGATTCAGTATAGATGTGACCGTTGTGAGTAAAGTCGTTATTAGTGCTCTTGTTGTTTGGGCCATCTTTTGGCCAGTCCACGCGGATAAGATACTCGGGGATTGGAACACGCTTATTCTGGCTAATTTCGCAGCTTGGTACATCTGGGTTGTCGCCTTGTTTGTTATTGTATGTATAGGCTTGGCTCTTTGGCCCGCGGCGGGGCGACTTAACCTTGGGCGCCCAGGAGAAAAACCCGAGTTTTCGAATTTTTCATGGTTTTCTATGATGTTCAGTGCCGGAATTGGTGTTGGCATGCTGACATGGGCAGTGGCTGAACCCGTTACCCACTTCGCCAATAACCCCGAAGTTATCCAAGGATTAACCACCGGCAGTGCCCAAGACAATGTCCGCATGGCCTTCAAGTGGTCATTTTTGCACTGGGGAACAGGCGCATGGTCATGCTACGCGATAGCGGGATTGTCGATGGCGTTCTTTAGTTATCGCCGTGCATTGCCATTGACCATTCGTTCATCGCTGACGCCGTTGTTTGGCAAAGCACTGTCTGGCCCACTGGGGCACTTTATCGATATTGTGGCTGTTGTTGCGACCATTTTGGGTGTGGCGCAGACTCTTGGATTTGGTGTAGAGCAGTTTGTTGCAGGTCTGACGCGGATTGGCATTGGCGGCTTAGTCAATGCCGAAGGCACCGCAACTACATTTGGCATTGTTTTCGCTTTAATGATAATCATGGGAGCTTCAACGTTGTCTGCTTTGTCTGGGGTGGGCAAAGGCATCAAATGGCTGTCTAATATCAACATGTTCTTGTCAATCATCCTACTGGGATTCTTTATCATCTTCGGCGCCACGTTCTTTGGTGGCAATGCGATGATCTTTGGTATTTGGGATTATATTATCGCACTACCAGAAATGAGTTTTAATGTCTGGAAGACAGATGGTGTTGCAGGGTCAGAAGCATTCTTACTGACACAATGGCAGGGGTGGTGGCCGGTGTTTTACTGGGCATGGTGGATCGCATTTGCACCGTTTGTAGGATTATTTCTTGCACGAATTTCACGGGGGCGCACGGTCCGTGAATTTGTACTTGGAGCAATGTTAGTCCCATCACTTATGTGTTTTATTTGGTTCGCTTGGGCTGGAGGCACTGCCATCGATCTAGAACTAAATGGTAGCGCTAACGGTGTCATATTTGATGCGGCTAATGCTGACAAAATATTTGCGATGACTGAATTTATGCTGACGCCAATCAGTGAATGGTTAGCTTGGGGTATGGCATTACTAATTGTTGTTCTGTTAATGACGTTTCTTGTCACATCAGCTGATTCAGCGGTGTTGATAGTGAATACCATCAACGCAGGTGGCGACGAAGGCCCAAAAGCTCGGCCACATATCCTATTCTGGGGTGTAGCCCTTGGGCTTGTGGTTGCAGGCCTGTTGATTTCTGGAGGTACTGGAGCCATTAAAACGGCGATGGTCATTGGCGCACTACCGTTTTCGATCGTGATGGTATTGATGTGTTTTTCACTGGTTTTCGCGATATACAGTGATGGTCGGCGCGAGGCTGCTGGCGTTCAGACCACGTTTGCAGTTAATCGAACCAAACCTGTAGAAGAAGCTAAACATGATCAAAAAGAAACATATTTAGGGTCAAGGTAA
- a CDS encoding fasciclin domain-containing protein, whose product MKVFLTKFISIAVLSLTYMSTSALASHHNSQRLDIFETVVADPSLTTLVTAIRAARLEGTLKGKGPFTLFAPSNAAFVELSEGTLGDLLNVENKQKLAAILTYHVVAGKMTAADVVKLNKAKTVQGDDIVIDSSDGVKINNATVIKTNIMTSNGVIHIIDRVILPEI is encoded by the coding sequence ATGAAAGTGTTTTTAACAAAGTTTATTTCAATCGCGGTATTATCCTTAACCTATATGTCTACCAGCGCATTAGCTTCACACCACAATTCACAAAGGCTAGATATTTTCGAAACCGTAGTGGCTGATCCTTCACTTACCACTCTGGTCACCGCCATAAGAGCAGCTCGTCTGGAAGGTACTCTTAAAGGAAAAGGGCCATTTACCTTATTTGCCCCTTCTAATGCCGCTTTTGTAGAACTATCTGAGGGCACTTTAGGAGATCTATTAAATGTAGAGAATAAACAAAAACTAGCAGCCATACTTACTTATCATGTTGTTGCAGGGAAGATGACGGCAGCGGATGTGGTGAAGTTAAATAAAGCGAAAACAGTACAAGGTGACGACATTGTTATCGATAGCTCAGATGGTGTTAAGATCAACAACGCCACTGTGATCAAGACCAACATCATGACCTCAAATGGTGTGATCCACATTATAGATAGGGTTATCTTACCTGAAATCTAA
- a CDS encoding DMT family transporter has translation MGYWYLAIAIGAEVVATLALKASNGFSDFTSSIICIIGYAIAFYSLSLVLKTVPVGIAYAIWAGMGIILIASISAVLYKQIPDLPAIIGMVLILAGVVVINVFSKTVSH, from the coding sequence ATGGGTTACTGGTATTTAGCAATTGCGATTGGCGCTGAAGTTGTAGCAACATTAGCACTGAAAGCGTCAAATGGTTTTTCTGATTTTACTTCTAGCATTATTTGTATAATTGGTTATGCCATCGCATTCTACTCCCTGTCTTTAGTTCTTAAAACTGTTCCCGTAGGTATCGCTTATGCAATTTGGGCTGGAATGGGAATCATTTTAATTGCATCAATAAGTGCAGTTTTGTATAAACAAATACCCGATTTACCAGCAATTATCGGTATGGTATTAATTTTAGCTGGTGTTGTAGTTATTAATGTATTCTCAAAGACAGTAAGTCATTAA
- the trhO gene encoding oxygen-dependent tRNA uridine(34) hydroxylase TrhO, with the protein MSTTSEPSKYVVCALYKFVTLKNFEALRQPLLQFMESNNIRGTLLLAQEGINGTVSGTRQTIDALLGWLNADERLKPISVKESLDETQPFHRTKVKLKKEIVTMGVEGIDPIKTVGTYVKPADWNALISDPDVLLIDTRNDYEIEIGTFKYAVNPNTESFREFPQYVKDNLDPAKNKKVAMFCTGGIRCEKSTAYLKEQGFDEVYHLEGGILKYLEDVPKDNTLWEGDCFVFDNRVAVNHDLEKSHYDQCYACRLPITEQDKQSDVFEAGVSCPKCHGKHSEEQLARFREREKQVSLALERNEEHLGLEARKAIKLRRQQKAAGRRAQRTAMGKSNG; encoded by the coding sequence ATGTCAACTACGTCTGAACCATCAAAGTACGTCGTCTGCGCGTTATACAAATTTGTCACGCTTAAAAACTTTGAGGCACTTCGCCAGCCTTTACTCCAGTTTATGGAGTCTAATAATATCAGGGGCACGTTGCTTCTCGCACAAGAGGGCATTAACGGCACTGTGTCTGGCACTCGCCAAACCATTGATGCATTGCTTGGATGGTTAAACGCTGATGAGCGGCTTAAACCTATATCTGTGAAAGAATCCCTTGATGAAACACAGCCTTTTCATCGCACCAAAGTTAAGCTCAAAAAAGAGATTGTGACTATGGGGGTCGAAGGTATTGACCCTATTAAAACAGTGGGTACTTACGTTAAGCCTGCTGATTGGAATGCGTTGATTTCCGACCCTGATGTGTTGCTGATTGATACTCGTAACGATTATGAAATTGAAATTGGTACGTTTAAGTATGCGGTCAATCCAAACACAGAATCTTTTCGTGAGTTTCCTCAATACGTAAAAGATAATCTTGACCCAGCCAAAAACAAAAAAGTCGCAATGTTTTGCACTGGTGGGATCCGTTGTGAAAAATCTACCGCGTATCTAAAAGAGCAGGGGTTTGATGAGGTGTATCACCTTGAGGGTGGCATTCTTAAGTATTTAGAAGATGTACCTAAAGACAACACATTATGGGAAGGCGACTGTTTTGTGTTTGATAACCGCGTGGCGGTGAATCACGATTTAGAAAAAAGCCATTATGACCAATGTTATGCGTGCCGCCTGCCTATCACCGAGCAAGACAAACAAAGTGACGTATTTGAAGCAGGCGTGAGTTGTCCCAAGTGTCACGGTAAACATAGTGAAGAGCAGCTTGCAAGGTTCAGAGAGCGCGAAAAACAAGTGAGTTTAGCCCTTGAGCGTAATGAAGAACATTTAGGTTTAGAAGCGCGTAAGGCCATCAAGTTAAGACGTCAACAAAAGGCTGCGGGTCGACGTGCACAGCGCACTGCTATGGGGAAAAGTAATGGTTGA
- a CDS encoding EF-hand domain-containing protein: MSENASEKALDPKKIAEARKEFDFFDVDGSGTIGLREFIELLTVLSPKTKASHVQEGFSLIDKNNDGSIDFEEFLEWWQQSWWEY, from the coding sequence ATGTCTGAGAATGCCTCTGAAAAAGCATTAGACCCTAAAAAAATTGCAGAAGCTCGCAAAGAGTTTGATTTCTTTGATGTTGACGGCAGCGGCACAATAGGCTTAAGAGAGTTTATTGAGTTGTTGACGGTGTTATCGCCCAAAACCAAGGCCAGTCATGTTCAAGAAGGTTTTAGTTTAATCGATAAAAACAACGACGGCTCTATCGACTTTGAAGAATTTTTAGAATGGTGGCAACAATCTTGGTGGGAATACTAA
- the yghU gene encoding glutathione-dependent disulfide-bond oxidoreductase → MTDATYVPPKVWTWDADSGGKFANINRPIAGATHDKVLPKGKHSMQLHSLATPNGVKVTVMLEELLAAGFTGAEYDAFIVNIMEGEQFGSGFVDINPNSKIPALMDNSTNPPTRVFESGAILLYLAEKFNAFLPSDPARKAECMSWLFWQMGSAPMLGGGFGHFYAYAPEKFEYPIDRYAMEVKRQLDVLNIQLADKEFICGDEYTIADMAIWAWYGAMVLGKLYEAAEFLDVESYTHLLRWAKKIDARDAVKRGKMVNRSWGQPEGQLLQRNDASDFENKTQDKLEPSE, encoded by the coding sequence ATGACAGATGCAACTTACGTCCCTCCTAAAGTCTGGACCTGGGACGCCGATAGTGGCGGTAAATTTGCCAATATCAATCGACCTATTGCGGGTGCAACCCACGATAAAGTGTTGCCAAAAGGGAAACACTCTATGCAATTACATTCTTTGGCGACGCCTAATGGCGTAAAAGTCACGGTGATGTTAGAAGAGTTGTTAGCGGCTGGTTTTACTGGAGCTGAATATGATGCCTTTATTGTTAACATCATGGAAGGTGAGCAGTTTGGCAGTGGGTTTGTGGATATTAACCCTAATTCAAAAATACCTGCTTTGATGGACAACAGCACTAATCCACCTACTCGTGTATTTGAGTCAGGGGCGATTTTGTTGTATTTGGCAGAAAAATTTAATGCCTTTTTACCCAGCGATCCAGCGAGAAAAGCTGAATGTATGTCTTGGTTGTTTTGGCAAATGGGCAGTGCGCCGATGTTAGGAGGTGGATTCGGACACTTTTATGCTTACGCGCCAGAAAAATTCGAATACCCCATTGATCGCTATGCGATGGAAGTGAAACGTCAACTTGATGTGCTCAATATTCAGTTAGCAGATAAAGAATTTATTTGTGGTGACGAATACACTATTGCTGATATGGCTATTTGGGCATGGTACGGCGCTATGGTACTGGGCAAGTTATATGAAGCGGCTGAGTTTTTAGATGTTGAGTCATATACACATTTACTACGATGGGCTAAAAAGATTGATGCCAGAGACGCTGTGAAGCGCGGTAAAATGGTGAATCGCAGTTGGGGCCAGCCTGAAGGCCAATTGCTTCAGCGCAATGATGCCAGCGATTTTGAGAATAAGACGCAAGATAAGCTCGAACCTTCGGAATAA
- a CDS encoding formate/nitrite transporter family protein yields the protein MSYLEPKEFATKMVDAGEQKIFMSTKDTLIRAFMAGAILALAAFFAITVIIKTGSPILGAVLFPVGFIMLYLMKYDLLTGVFTLVPLAVIDKRPGCTVRGMLRNWGLVFCGNFAGALTTAFLASFILTYGYQIDGGVIAEKVASIGESRTLGYKEQGIGGWFTIFIRGMLCNWMVSMGVVGAMISTSAGAKMAAMWMPIMLFFFMVFEHSIVNMFLFPFSMIMGGEFAISDYLLWNEIPTVLGNLVGGFLFVGLPIYYTHVRESKTRNA from the coding sequence ATGTCATATTTAGAACCAAAAGAGTTCGCTACTAAAATGGTGGATGCGGGTGAACAGAAAATTTTCATGTCCACTAAAGATACGTTAATTAGAGCATTTATGGCGGGTGCCATTCTTGCGCTGGCTGCATTTTTTGCGATCACAGTCATCATCAAAACAGGTAGTCCTATACTCGGGGCTGTACTTTTCCCGGTTGGGTTTATCATGCTGTATTTGATGAAGTATGACTTATTAACCGGTGTGTTTACGTTAGTGCCTCTTGCCGTTATCGACAAAAGACCAGGCTGCACAGTAAGGGGCATGCTTAGGAATTGGGGACTCGTGTTTTGTGGAAACTTTGCCGGTGCACTCACCACCGCATTCCTCGCGTCCTTCATACTGACTTATGGTTATCAGATTGATGGCGGTGTGATTGCTGAAAAAGTTGCCTCAATTGGTGAATCAAGGACATTGGGTTATAAAGAGCAAGGTATTGGGGGCTGGTTTACAATCTTTATCCGCGGCATGTTATGTAACTGGATGGTCTCTATGGGGGTGGTTGGCGCTATGATCTCTACATCAGCGGGCGCTAAAATGGCCGCAATGTGGATGCCTATCATGCTGTTTTTCTTCATGGTGTTTGAGCATTCAATTGTGAATATGTTCTTGTTCCCATTCTCTATGATTATGGGGGGAGAATTCGCTATCTCTGATTACTTGTTATGGAATGAAATTCCAACGGTATTGGGTAACTTGGTGGGTGGTTTCTTATTCGTAGGCTTACCTATTTATTATACTCATGTGCGTGAGAGTAAAACCCGTAACGCTTAA
- the cynS gene encoding cyanase, translated as MNRNEVTELIILQKQLKNLNWPQLAEAVGQSKEWTTAALLGQMTLNAEQAKSVGDLLDLPDAAIAQLQIVPYKGSLPTIVPTDPLIYRFYELISVYGSTFKALINEEFGDGIMSAIDFDMDLSRKEDPKGDRVKITMTGKFLPFKSY; from the coding sequence ATGAATCGTAATGAAGTAACAGAATTAATTATTTTACAAAAACAACTTAAAAACCTCAATTGGCCACAACTTGCTGAGGCCGTGGGTCAAAGCAAAGAATGGACAACTGCTGCTCTTTTAGGGCAAATGACGTTGAACGCTGAGCAGGCCAAGTCAGTGGGCGATTTACTAGACTTACCCGACGCCGCTATCGCGCAATTGCAAATCGTACCTTATAAAGGGTCATTGCCAACAATTGTACCGACTGATCCGCTGATTTACCGTTTCTATGAACTGATCAGTGTCTATGGATCTACGTTCAAAGCTTTGATCAACGAAGAGTTTGGTGATGGCATTATGAGTGCGATTGATTTTGACATGGACCTGAGCCGCAAAGAAGATCCTAAAGGTGACAGAGTAAAAATCACTATGACAGGTAAATTTTTACCGTTTAAAAGTTACTAG
- a CDS encoding bifunctional protein-serine/threonine kinase/phosphatase: MSDALAISVGQYSDKGRKDINQDFHGVLVPKEPVLSTKGIAIAIADGISSSEVSHIASEASVRGLLDDYFCTSETWSVKKSADQVLTASNSWLHSQSQKCEHRFDKNKGYVCTLSAMIIKSTTAYIFHLGDSRIYRLRKGELTQLTEDHRTWVSSEKSYLSRAMGIYPHLDYDYQSLVIEQGDIFIFVTDGVYEHVSSDFMIAAVSDELIDINDAAKILVDTAYKLGSTDNLTAQVVRIDSVPSQDINERVQQLTALPFPPILDVRANFDGFKIVRNLHATSRSHVYLAEDNETPSSSPIVIKTPSVDLQEEPAYLERFLMEEWIAKRISSAHVLKPCELKRKRHYLYTAFEFIDGQTLTQWMIDNPKPSLQSVREIVGQIAKGLQAFHRLEMLHQDIRPENIMIDTSGVVKIIDFGSTKVAGLMEMTQSIEHQNILGTAQYTAPEYFLGEVGAPRSDLFSLAVITYQMLTGKLPYGAEVSRSRTKSAQNKLRYHTALHDDREIPAWVDDTLKHALHPNPYKRYQELSEFIYDLSQPSKTFLSKTKAPLLERDPVVFWQSVSVILVLVIVYLLSK, from the coding sequence ATGTCTGACGCTTTAGCTATATCGGTTGGACAATATTCTGACAAGGGTCGAAAAGACATAAATCAGGACTTTCATGGCGTGTTGGTACCCAAAGAGCCGGTTTTATCTACCAAAGGCATCGCAATTGCGATTGCCGATGGTATAAGCAGCAGCGAAGTGAGTCATATTGCCAGTGAAGCCTCGGTAAGAGGTTTGCTGGATGATTATTTTTGCACCTCCGAAACCTGGTCAGTGAAAAAATCCGCTGATCAGGTGCTCACCGCCAGCAATTCTTGGCTGCACTCACAAAGCCAAAAATGTGAACACCGATTTGATAAAAACAAAGGTTATGTATGCACCTTAAGTGCAATGATTATCAAATCTACCACTGCATACATATTCCATTTGGGTGATAGCCGAATTTACCGTTTACGTAAAGGAGAGCTAACGCAGCTTACCGAAGATCATCGCACCTGGGTTTCTAGTGAAAAAAGTTACCTAAGCCGTGCAATGGGCATATACCCACATTTAGACTATGACTATCAATCTTTGGTTATCGAACAAGGTGATATCTTTATATTCGTAACTGATGGCGTGTATGAACATGTGAGCAGTGATTTTATGATAGCTGCTGTAAGTGATGAGTTAATCGATATAAATGATGCGGCCAAAATTTTGGTAGACACCGCTTATAAGTTGGGAAGTACTGACAATCTTACTGCTCAAGTTGTGCGCATTGACTCAGTACCTAGCCAAGATATAAACGAAAGAGTGCAACAACTGACTGCGTTGCCTTTTCCGCCTATTTTAGACGTGCGAGCTAATTTTGACGGTTTTAAAATTGTCCGAAACTTACATGCGACTAGCCGCAGTCATGTGTATTTGGCTGAAGACAATGAGACACCATCAAGTTCACCTATCGTCATTAAAACCCCCTCTGTCGACCTGCAAGAAGAACCCGCTTACCTAGAACGGTTTCTGATGGAAGAGTGGATTGCAAAAAGGATTAGCAGCGCCCATGTGCTTAAACCATGTGAGCTAAAACGCAAACGACACTATTTGTATACCGCCTTTGAATTTATCGATGGGCAAACGCTGACTCAATGGATGATAGATAATCCAAAACCGAGTTTGCAAAGCGTTCGTGAAATTGTCGGGCAAATTGCCAAGGGGTTACAAGCGTTTCACCGATTAGAAATGTTACACCAAGACATACGTCCCGAAAATATCATGATAGACACATCAGGCGTGGTCAAGATTATCGATTTTGGCTCAACCAAAGTGGCCGGTTTAATGGAGATGACTCAGTCTATCGAGCATCAAAATATATTAGGCACCGCTCAATACACCGCACCTGAATATTTTTTAGGTGAAGTGGGAGCACCGCGTTCAGACTTGTTTTCATTAGCAGTGATCACCTATCAAATGTTAACAGGTAAATTGCCTTATGGGGCCGAAGTATCTAGATCCAGAACTAAATCGGCACAAAATAAACTGCGTTATCACACCGCGTTACATGATGATCGCGAAATCCCCGCCTGGGTAGATGACACACTCAAACATGCGTTGCATCCCAACCCTTATAAACGTTACCAAGAGCTATCAGAGTTTATCTATGATTTAAGCCAACCAAGCAAAACCTTTTTAAGTAAAACTAAAGCACCATTATTGGAGCGAGACCCCGTGGTGTTTTGGCAAAGTGTAAGTGTGATTTTAGTGCTGGTGATTGTTTACTTACTTTCGAAGTAA